The Triticum aestivum cultivar Chinese Spring chromosome 7B, IWGSC CS RefSeq v2.1, whole genome shotgun sequence genome window below encodes:
- the LOC123161851 gene encoding probable BOI-related E3 ubiquitin-protein ligase 3: MASVDLQRLRHMLLTTGAGAGHHQLPYAAAMPASGPCYGAALPSQRGHQSYADLFTLPPPPPPMTPAPYQCSEFLAAAADLAKKGGIPDGVQEMITKKRRRDERSSMLSAADVLADHAQQQTMDVDRILLKHAKNMWTALAEQRQNHTRLIVSTVEARAAKRLKAKDEEIERIGIMNWALEERLRNLFMEAQMWLDVAQSHEATANVLRGDLQRALDSQAVRGGGSGDGQEDDAESCCWGENQVPLCAEEEVGTPAVEERPATGAGRCKGCREGAAVVLLLPCRHLCVCASCAAAAQACPACGSAKNGSVCVNFS; encoded by the exons ATGGCCTCCGTGGACCTGCAACGCCTGCGCCACATGTTACTcaccaccggcgccggcgccggccaccACCAGCTCCCCTACGCCGCTGCTATGCCAGCGAGTGGGCCTTGTTATGGTGCTGCGCTGCCGAGCCAGCGGGGGCACCAGTCCTACGCGGACCTCTtcacgctgccgccgccgccgccgccgatgacgcCGGCCCCGTATCAGTGTTCAGAGTTCTTGGCGGCCGCGGCTGATCTGGCGAAGAAGGGCGGCATCCCCGACGGTGTTCAGGAAATGATCACCAAGAAGCGGAGGCGCGACGAGCGGTCGTCGATGCTTAGCGCGGCCGACGTTCTTGCGGACCACGCGCAGCAGCAGACCATGGACGTCGACCGCATCCTGCTAAAACAT GCGAAAAATATGTGGACTGCTTTGGCAGAGCAGAGGCAGAACCACACGAGGCTCATCGTCTCCACCGTGGAGGCCAGGGCGGCGAAGCGGCTCAAGGCCAAGGACGAGGAGATTGAGCGGATCGGGATCATGAACTGGGCGCTCGAGGAGCGCCTTCGGAACCTGTTCATGGAGGCCCAGATGTGGCTCGACGTCGCGCAGTCCCACGAGGCCACGGCCAACGTGCTCCGCGGCGACCTGCAGCGGGCGCTCGACTCCCAGGCGGTCCGTGGCGGTGGAAGCGGCGACGGTCAGGAGGACGACGCCGAGTCGTGCTGCTGGGGAGAGAACCAGGTGCCTTTGTgcgcggaggaggaggtgggcacACCGGCAGTGGAGGAGCGTCCCGCGACAGGAGCAGGAAGGTGCAAGGGGTGCCGCGAGGGCGcggccgttgtgctgctgctgccgTGCCGGCACCTCTGCGTGTGCGCGTCGTGCGCGGCCGCGGCGCAGGCGTGCCCGGCGTGCGGAAGCGCCAAGAATGGCAGCGTCTGCGTCAACTTTTCGTGA